One Monomorium pharaonis isolate MP-MQ-018 chromosome 4, ASM1337386v2, whole genome shotgun sequence DNA segment encodes these proteins:
- the LOC105828939 gene encoding uncharacterized protein LOC105828939 has product MKTKVIILLTLQLLTLVIADSSQEDRNSLEHLEGKLTRAMDEIDRKDVIDVYGDMVTLRKIAGDGEPSEESEDPLVSRIEKFLRTRKIQINFPNDASTAGLFARALGQRNVDIELGSLARGTSEARTKLKRMLMPLLILLKLKAIIVLPIVISLIALIGLKGLGAGLMSLLISGAVALKALVTPPPPPRVSYGIIRPHEIHHDHWHRSEEEVNQPYKGWIPEYNNEHYPYHDIP; this is encoded by the exons ATGAAGACTAAAGTAATCATCCTTCTAACGTTGCAACTGCTAACGTTGGTGATAGCTGATTCAAGTCAGGAAGATAGAAATAGTTTGGAGCATCTAGAAGGAAAGCTCACGAGAGCGATGGATGAAATCGACAGAAAGGACGTCATCGATGTTTACGGCGATATGGTAACCCTGAGAAAGATTGCGGGAGACGGAGAACCATCGGAGGAGAGCGAAGATCCGCTTGTGAGCAGGATCGAAAAATTCCTAAGAACgcgaaaaatacaaattaattttcctaATGACGCTTCAACCGCTGGTTTGTTCGCACGCGCCCTCGGCCAGAGAAACGTCGACATAGAACTTGGAAGCTTAGCACGTGGAACGTCTGAAG CACGTACAAAATTGAAGAGGATGCTCATGCCACTCTTGATTTTGCTGAAGTTAAAAGCAATAATCGTTCTGCCTATCGTAATTAGCTTGATCGCTCTAATAGGTTTGAAGGGTTTGGGCGCAGGTCTCATGTCGCTCTTGATTTCCGGCGCGGTAGCCTTGAAGGCCCTTGTTacaccaccaccgccaccaAGAGTCTCCTACGGAATTATAAGACCGCACGAAATTCATCATGACCACTGGCACAGGTCAGAAGAAGAGGTCAATCAACCCTACAAAGGCTGGATACCAGAATACAATAACGAACATTACCCATACCATGACATTCCATAA